Proteins co-encoded in one Nicotiana sylvestris chromosome 7, ASM39365v2, whole genome shotgun sequence genomic window:
- the LOC104235218 gene encoding cell division control protein 6 homolog B-like isoform X2: MAEIQLSTPQKRKLRSNSTPSPMQSSSAKWKSPRRCVKDCPKSPMQGNFGDKTINMTKSPVKKRLPESFLQKPMWNPRDVEQLNAVKEALHVSTPPATATVVCREVEYNRVLDFCKQSVEQDKAGSLYICGCPGTGKSLSIEKVKEVLVNWANESALQTPDLLSLSCTSLSNTSDIFGKILDKIHPRRKANGSMSPLQYLQKMSSQKQQSTGRKMMLIIADEMDYLITKDRTVLHDLFILTTFPFSRFILIGIANAIDLADRFLPKLQSLNCKPAVITYRAYSKDQIIPILQQRLEAFPYTVFQPQALELCARKVASASGDMRKALSVCRSAIEMLEGEIRDSIYSLQLPSLKMRLSDQQRGGACDKSPIQESGVVRVDHVAIALSKAYKSPVVDTIQSLPQHQQIILCSALKLFRGKKKDATIGELNISYVDVCKSTLIPPVGIMELSNMCRVLGDQGILKVGQAREDKLRRVTLKVDEADITFALQGIRLFRNYLQQL; this comes from the exons ATGGCTGAGATTCAATTATCCACTCCTCAGAAACGCAAACTCAGATCTAATTCGACTCCTTCACCAATGCAAAGCTCTAGTGCGAAATGGAAATCTCCTCGTCGATGCGTCAAAGACTGCCCTAAGAGTCCT ATGCAGGGGAATTTTGGGGATAAAACAATAAATATGACCAAATCACCAGTGAAAAAGAGATTGCCGGAGAGTTTTCTTCAGAAGCCAATGTGGAATCCAAGAG ATGTGGAGCAATTAAATGCGGTGAAGGAGGCATTGCATGTGTCTACTCCTCCAGCAACAGCAACTGTGGTGTGCCGAGAAGTCGAGTACAATAGAGTTTTGGACTTTTGCAAACAATCTGTCGAACAAGACAAGGCTGGGAGTTTGTATATATGTGGCTGCCCTGGCACTGGAAAGTCTTTGTCAATAGAGAAGGTCAAGGAGGTCCTGGTTAATTGGGCAAAtgag TCAGCCTTGCAGACACCAGATTTATTATCTCTCAGCTGCACTTCTCTGTCAAACACTTCCGACATTTTTGGAAAG ATACTCGATAAAATTCATCCACGGAGAAAAGCAAATGGTTCTATGTCACCTTTGCAGTATCTTCAGAAAATGTCATCTCAGAAGCAGCAGTCAACTGGGAGGAAGATGAT GTTGATAATCGCTGATGAGATGGATTATTTAATCACAAAAGACCGAACTGTGCTTCATGATCTGTTCATACTAACTACGTTTCCTTTCTCCAGATTTATTCTGATAG GAATTGCTAATGCCATTGACTTAGCTGATAGATTTCTTCCCAAGCTACAATCCTTGAACT GCAAGCCTGCAGTTATAACATATCGTGCATATTCTAAGGACCAAATCATCCCCATTCTTCAACAAAGATTAGAG GCATTTCCTTACACTGTCTTCCAGCCTCAAGCATTGGAACTATGTGCCAGG AAAGTTGCTTCTGCATCTGGAGACATGAGGAAGGCTCTCTCAGTTTGCAG GAGTGCAATAGAGATGTTAGAAGGTGAAATAAGAGATTCTATCTACAGTCTTCAGTTACCATCATTAAAGATGCGACTTTCTGATCAACAGAGAGGTGGTGCTTGTGATAAGTCGCCTATCCAAGAAAGTGGAGTT GTCAGGGTTGACCATGTGGCTATTGCTTTATCAAAGGCATATAAATCACCGGTAGTCGATACTATTCAATCGCTTCCACAACATCAACAG ATTATACTATGTTCTGCTTTGAAGCTATTCAGGGGGAAGAAAAAGGATGCGACTATAGGGGAg CTGAATATCTCATACGTTGATGTCTGTAAATCGACTTTAATCCCACCTGTTGGAATCATGGAGCTCTCAAACATGTGCAGAGTGCTAGGTGACCAG GGGATTCTAAAGGTAGGGCAAGCGCGAGAAGATAAATTAAGAAGAGTAACGCTAAAGGTAGATGAAGCAGATATCACCTTTGCATTGCAG GGAATACGTTTATTTCGAAATTATCTTCAACAATTGTGA
- the LOC104235217 gene encoding beta-amyrin 28-monooxygenase yields MELFYVSLLCLFILLISLSFLFLFNNNKNKSTFSGGQLPPGNSGWAVIGESLEFLSTGWKGHPENFIFDRISKYSSNVFKTHLFGEKAAVFCGASGNKFLFSNENKLVQAWWPSSVDKIFPSSTQTSSKEEAIKMRKMLPNFLKPEALQRYIGIMDHIAQRHFKSWENQEEVIVFPLAKRYTFWLACRLFVSVEDPNHVAKLADPFDVLASGLISIPIDLPGTPFNRAIKASNFIRKELVEIIKQRKIDLAEGKALPNQDILSHMLLTSDENGKFMHELDIADKILGLLIGGHDTASSACAFIVKYLAELPEIYEGVYKEQMEIAKSKAAGELLNWEDIQKMRYSWNVACEVLRLAPPLQGAFREALADFTFNGFSIPKGWKIYWSANSTHRNPEVFPEPLKFDPSRFEGSGPAPYTFVPFGGGPRMCPGKEYARLEILVFMHHLVKRFKWEKIIPDEKIVVNPMPIPAKGLPVKLYPHNKA; encoded by the exons ATGGAGTTGTTCTATGTCTCTCTTCTTTGCCTCTTTATTCTTTTAATCTCCCTCTCCTTCCTCTTTCTCTTCAACAATAATAAGAATAAATCCACCTTCTCCGGCGGCCAACTTCCTCCGGGCAACTCCGGCTGGGCGGTGATCGGAGAAAGCCTCGAGTTTCTCTCCACTGGTTGGAAAGGTCATcctgaaaattttatttttgatagAATTTCTAAGTACTCTTCCAATGTGTTTAAAACTCATCTTTTTGGTGAAAAAGCAGCTGTTTTTTGTGGTGCCTCTGGCAATAAATTCTTATTTTCCAATGAAaataaattagtccaagcatggtGGCCAAGTTCAGTAGACAAAATCTTCCCATCTTCAACACAAacttcttcaaaagaagaagcTATTAAAATGAGAAAAATGCTTCCTAATTTCCTTAAACCCGAGGCGTTACAACGCTACATTGGAATCATGGATCATATCGCACAACGCCATTTTAAATCATGGGAAAATCAAGAAGAGGTTATCGTTTTTCCATTAGCAAAACGTTACACATTTTGGTTAGCATGTCGATTATTTGTAAGTGTGGAAGATCCTAATCATGTCGCTAAACTTGCTGATCCTTTTGATGTTTTGGCTTCGGGTTTAATTTCTATTCCTATAGATTTGCCTGGTACGCCATTTAATCGTGCTATTAAGGCCTCGAATTTTATTAGAAAGGAACTTGTGGAAATTATAAAGCAAAGGAAGATTGATTTGGCTGAGGGAAAAGCATTGCCAAATCAAGATATATTGTCACATATGTTATTGACAAGTGATGAAAATGGGAAGTTTATGCATGAGTTGGATATTGCTGATAAAATATTAGGGTTGTTGATTGGTGGACATGACACTGCTAGTTCTGCTTGTGCTTTTATTGTCAAGTATCTTGCTGAGCTTCCTGAGATCTATGAAGGAGTTTACAAAG AACAAATGGAGATAGCAAAATCAAAGGCTGCAGGAGAATTATTGAATTGGGAAGACATTCAAAAGATGAGATATTCATGGAATGTTGCCTGTGAAGTTTTAAGACTTGCCCCACCCCTCCAAGGTGCTTTTAGGGAAGCCCTCGCTGACTTCACTTTCAACGGTTTCTCCATTCCAAAAGGATGGAAG ATATACTGGAGTGCAAATTCTACACACAGAAATCCAGAAGTATTTCCAGAACCTCTGAAATTCGACCCTTCAAGATTTGAAGGAAGTGGCCCTGCACCATACACATTTGTACCCTTTGGAGGTGGACCTAGGATGTGCCCTGGAAAAGAATATGCTCGTTTAGAAATACTTGTTTTTATGCACCATCTTGTTAAGAGGTTTAAGTGGGAAAAAATCATTCCCGACGAGAAGATCGTCGTCAATCCGATGCCGATTCCGGCGAAGGGACTTCCGGTCAAGCTCTATCCTCACAACAAGGCATGA
- the LOC104235218 gene encoding cell division control protein 6 homolog B-like isoform X1, translating to MAEIQLSTPQKRKLRSNSTPSPMQSSSAKWKSPRRCVKDCPKSPVKMQGNFGDKTINMTKSPVKKRLPESFLQKPMWNPRDVEQLNAVKEALHVSTPPATATVVCREVEYNRVLDFCKQSVEQDKAGSLYICGCPGTGKSLSIEKVKEVLVNWANESALQTPDLLSLSCTSLSNTSDIFGKILDKIHPRRKANGSMSPLQYLQKMSSQKQQSTGRKMMLIIADEMDYLITKDRTVLHDLFILTTFPFSRFILIGIANAIDLADRFLPKLQSLNCKPAVITYRAYSKDQIIPILQQRLEAFPYTVFQPQALELCARKVASASGDMRKALSVCRSAIEMLEGEIRDSIYSLQLPSLKMRLSDQQRGGACDKSPIQESGVVRVDHVAIALSKAYKSPVVDTIQSLPQHQQIILCSALKLFRGKKKDATIGELNISYVDVCKSTLIPPVGIMELSNMCRVLGDQGILKVGQAREDKLRRVTLKVDEADITFALQGIRLFRNYLQQL from the exons ATGGCTGAGATTCAATTATCCACTCCTCAGAAACGCAAACTCAGATCTAATTCGACTCCTTCACCAATGCAAAGCTCTAGTGCGAAATGGAAATCTCCTCGTCGATGCGTCAAAGACTGCCCTAAGAGTCCTGTAAAA ATGCAGGGGAATTTTGGGGATAAAACAATAAATATGACCAAATCACCAGTGAAAAAGAGATTGCCGGAGAGTTTTCTTCAGAAGCCAATGTGGAATCCAAGAG ATGTGGAGCAATTAAATGCGGTGAAGGAGGCATTGCATGTGTCTACTCCTCCAGCAACAGCAACTGTGGTGTGCCGAGAAGTCGAGTACAATAGAGTTTTGGACTTTTGCAAACAATCTGTCGAACAAGACAAGGCTGGGAGTTTGTATATATGTGGCTGCCCTGGCACTGGAAAGTCTTTGTCAATAGAGAAGGTCAAGGAGGTCCTGGTTAATTGGGCAAAtgag TCAGCCTTGCAGACACCAGATTTATTATCTCTCAGCTGCACTTCTCTGTCAAACACTTCCGACATTTTTGGAAAG ATACTCGATAAAATTCATCCACGGAGAAAAGCAAATGGTTCTATGTCACCTTTGCAGTATCTTCAGAAAATGTCATCTCAGAAGCAGCAGTCAACTGGGAGGAAGATGAT GTTGATAATCGCTGATGAGATGGATTATTTAATCACAAAAGACCGAACTGTGCTTCATGATCTGTTCATACTAACTACGTTTCCTTTCTCCAGATTTATTCTGATAG GAATTGCTAATGCCATTGACTTAGCTGATAGATTTCTTCCCAAGCTACAATCCTTGAACT GCAAGCCTGCAGTTATAACATATCGTGCATATTCTAAGGACCAAATCATCCCCATTCTTCAACAAAGATTAGAG GCATTTCCTTACACTGTCTTCCAGCCTCAAGCATTGGAACTATGTGCCAGG AAAGTTGCTTCTGCATCTGGAGACATGAGGAAGGCTCTCTCAGTTTGCAG GAGTGCAATAGAGATGTTAGAAGGTGAAATAAGAGATTCTATCTACAGTCTTCAGTTACCATCATTAAAGATGCGACTTTCTGATCAACAGAGAGGTGGTGCTTGTGATAAGTCGCCTATCCAAGAAAGTGGAGTT GTCAGGGTTGACCATGTGGCTATTGCTTTATCAAAGGCATATAAATCACCGGTAGTCGATACTATTCAATCGCTTCCACAACATCAACAG ATTATACTATGTTCTGCTTTGAAGCTATTCAGGGGGAAGAAAAAGGATGCGACTATAGGGGAg CTGAATATCTCATACGTTGATGTCTGTAAATCGACTTTAATCCCACCTGTTGGAATCATGGAGCTCTCAAACATGTGCAGAGTGCTAGGTGACCAG GGGATTCTAAAGGTAGGGCAAGCGCGAGAAGATAAATTAAGAAGAGTAACGCTAAAGGTAGATGAAGCAGATATCACCTTTGCATTGCAG GGAATACGTTTATTTCGAAATTATCTTCAACAATTGTGA